A segment of the Filifactor alocis ATCC 35896 genome:
ATAAAGCAATCGATACAGAGTACCCGCAATTTCGGCTCTGCTGATTGGTCGGTCTGCATAAATCCTATTGTCAAAACCCGAAATCAATCCTGATTGAACAGTGCCTGCAACTGCTTTTCTTGCCCAATACGGAATACTGTCTTTGTCTTTGAATCGTGACAATAGTTCTTCCTCTTCATCAGAGGTTAACTCGACATTGTTTTGCAGACTCTGTAATACAGTTATCCATTCCGCTCTGGTCATATTTCGGTTTGCTCGGAAAGTTTTATCGGGGTATCCTTCCACAAGATGATGATTCACCGCTGTTTGTACAGCATCCGCAAACCAATCATTCGCTTTGACAACACTTCACCTGCTTTACTCTATCACATATCCTGTCTTCATATCACTTATCTTCTTCTTGTAAACAGGGGTATCTCCTTCAATGCAGAAGATTGGGCGAACGGCTAATTCCGCATGTACCTGTGCTTCTCCTACAATACCTCTATCATCGGCTACACTGGTAACCTCATAATCATACCAAGTATATGCAGTTCTGAGCCAGTAATTCATCGTTTCTCCATTCTTGTAGCAGGCAATTCGAATCTTTCCATCCGGTGCATCCGCAAAGTATTTCAGCTTAATCCCTTCGTTTGCTGTCAAAGTGGATTCCGGACCGTCCACTTCATAGGAGGATAACAAAAAGATTTTTCGTCTCAGCTTCTCTGTCTCCAATATCGGTCCTGCATCTATACTCTCTTCTGTTGTAATATCGATATCCATCTCTAAGATAAGCTCCTGCATTTTCGGACTTAGTGTATGAAAAAAATCATTGGACAAAAAGCAATCCATTAAGCTGTTCGGATAATACGCATTACAAGCTCCATTTTGTTCATAGATATTAAATGCTCGAGGTTGGTCTAAGAGATAATACCTCATTAACAGTGTCTTTCCATAATAGTTTTTTGTCAGCACAAAGTAGGGTTCATATCCGCTGTTCTCTTTGATATATACAATATGTTCTCCCTTTTTTTTGGTATCATAGGCAAGTTTTTTTATGGGAATCTCTGTCTTTTTTCCTCCTGAGAACCGAATACATCCTATACAACTCAGTGCAATACATATTACAATTCCAAGTAACAATATCCTCTGTCGTTTCATCTCTGCACCTGCTTTCTACTCAAAAGAAGGTTGTTGATAAAGCAATCGATACAGAGTACCCGCAATTTCGGCTCTGCTGATTGGTCGGTCTGCATAAATCCTATTGTCAAAACCCGAAATCAATCCTGATTGAACAGTGCCTGCAACTGCTTTACTCTATCACATATCCTGTCTTCATATCACTTATCTTCTTCTTGTAAACAGGGGTATCTCCTTCAATGCAGAAGATTGGGCGAACGGCTAATTCTCCATGCACCTCTGCTGCTCCCACGATACCTCTATCATCATTTACACAGCTAACTTCATAATCATCCCAGGTAAATGCTGTCCTAAGCCAGTAATTCATTGTTTCTCCATTCTTGTAGCAGGCAATTCGAATCTTTCCGTCCGGTGCATCCGCAAAATATTTCAGCTTAATCCCTTCTTGTGTTTCCAAAGTAGATTCCGGACCGTCCACTTCATAGGATGACAATAAAAAGATTTTTCGTCTCAGCTTCTCCGTCTCCAATACCGGTCCTGCTGCAATACTCTCTTCTGTGGTAATATCGATATCCATCTCTAAGATAAGCTCCTGCATTTTGGGACTTAGTGTATGAAAAAAGTCGTTGGACAAAAAGCAATCCATTAAGCTGTTCGGATAATAGGCGTTATGAAATCCGTTTCCCTCATAGATATTAAATGCTCGGGGTTGGTCTAAGAGATAATACCTCATCAACAGCGTCTTTCCGTAGTAGTTTTTTGTTAATACAAAGTAAGGTTCATATTCTCCGTCTTCTTTAATATATACAATATGTTTTCCGATTCTTTTAGTATCGTAGGCAAGCCGTTCGATTGGAATCGGTGTTGTATTCTCTTCTAAAAATACAGCATAGCCTATATAGCTGAATAGAACACATATTGCAATGCCAAGTAACAATATCCTCTGTCGTTTCATCTCTGCACCTGCTTTCTACTCAAAAGAGCGTTGTTGATAAAGCAATCGATACAGAGTCACCGCAATTTCGGCTCTGCTGATTGGTCGGTCTGCATAAATCCTATTGTCAAAACCCGAAATCAATCCTGATTGAACAGTGCCTGCAACTGCTTTTTTTGCCCAGTACGGAATACTGTCTTTGTCTTTAAATCGGGATAATATTTCTTCCGTTTGTGCATCAGTTAATTCAATATTGCTTTGCAGACTCTGTAATACAGTTATCCATTCCGCTCTGGTCATATTTCGGTTTGGTCGGAAAGTTTTATCAGGGTATCCTTCCACAAGATGATGATTCACCGCTGTTTGCACAGCATCCGCAAACCACTCATTCGCTTTGACATCTGAAAAGATTCCACGGTAAGTCGCTTTATCCAAATTTTTTGCTTGAACCAACAGTTGGACAACTTCCGCTCTTGTTACAAAAGAATCCGGGCAGAATGTGTTATCGGCATATCCTCTTACAATATCCTTTTCCCACAAATACTGAATACTGTCTTTTGCCCAATGGTCTTGGATATCAGTGAACGGAGCCTGCATTTGTTCAATATTTTTCGAATCAGTCTGTAATTCCGAAGTTTGTTGTACCTTATCTTGTTTATCCTTTGATTCGCTCGAAGTATCCGGTTTCTGATAGGTATCATCCTTTTGGAATTTAGCAATCAAGGTACGGTTTTTATCGGCTTTGACACGATACTCCAAGTCTTCGGATACTTTCTTTCCATCTTCGTACCAACCATCAAACTGATATCCTTCGAACGGAAAGGCACTTACCAACGCATATCCTCCAAGCACTCGCTCTCCTCGTCCCCAAGCCAATCCTTGCCGTTCCTGTTCTGTTTGAACATCGATATAACACTTATATTGCTTCGCCGCTTCTCCCGACAAATCGTTCGTTGCGAAAATCTCTTTATTCTCGGTTGTGTTCCAAAGTGTGTACTTGGTTGCAGTCGGTTTTCCTTCTCTGTCTTCCAGGTCTTCTTCCGTATAAGCGGGAAGAGTCGCAGTCAACACAGTTCCTTTTTGAATCGGAATATCGAAGTAATTCACAATTCGTGCAATTCCGTCCTCTAAGGATTCTTCCTGTACAGTATAACTTACCGTTCCGTCTCCGGTTGCAATAATCTTCACAGTGCAATCAATCTCCGCACAGATATAAGCAAATTTTTCTCCGTCACTGTTAAAACCGTGAAAGAACATATAGTCATCCACTTCCACCGGTTCATCATTAATAATCTGCCCGACCAAGGTATCTTCTTCATAGATATGGACATCTACCGGACAATTGATTCGAATAATTCTGTTTTTGGAAGGAGAGAATCTCGGATTTGCTCCCGTTTCATAATTATCTTTGACATACACAATGTTTTCCCAAATTTTTTTGATATCATAGGCAAGTTGTTCAATCGAAATCTCTGTCTTTTTTCCTTCTGATAACCGAATACCTCCTATACAACTCAGTGCAATACATATTGCAATTCCAAGTAATATCACCCTCTGTCGTTTCATATCTGCACCTGCTTTCTACTCAAAAGAGCGTTATTGATAAAGTAATCGATACAGAGTAACCGCGATTTCAGCTCTGCCGATTGGTCGATCTGCATAAGTCCTGTTGTCAAAACCCGAAATCAGCCATTCTCTTTGACACCCGAAAAATCCAACAAAAAAATACCGATTCCCTATACAAAATACAATGATTTGATATACGCTCGATATTGATTGATGAAAAATATATGCCTAACAACTTACTTGGTTATGTAAAAAGTTTCAAAATTTCTGTTATGTTTGTTATTATGCAAATATCTCGTTCAATTTTTTCAAACATTCAAAACCGTAATACTTCGTTCACTATATTTTGCATACAACTATTAACTTATCTTCTTTGATGACATTTTTCGCAAAATGATAAAAACACCAAATGCCAATGCTGTGCATTATCCCTAAATTCACGGTATCATAATGAAATACAATTGTCAATTATTACTAAATATTTATTGCATTTTATTATATTTCTCAAAAATATATTGTCTACATATGTTCCAAATTTGTAATTTTTACATATTGTGACATTCTATTGCAATATTTTTTCGCCCTTGATTCCGTCATTATAAATTGTGAAAATCGGAATTAACACTATTACCTGTTCGAATGACCTATAATATCATCACCGTTTCAAATTGAGATTCATCACTTAAATTCTTATTTTTCCAATCAACTACACAATGTCTCCCTAACTTTGAAAAGAAAGCGGTTGAAAAACATTTTTAAATTTCTGACATTTCAATCAGATTTTAGTATAAATACAGCGTCATATTTCAATCAAAGGGTTTGATGTGAATATTCATTGATTTTGAATATTTTAATGTACTTTTGACGGTTTCCTCATCTTATGATGTATTTATTTTCATTTTTCCCGTTCTGATTTCATCAGTTCTTTTCTGATGGTCTCAATCAATCCCAAATCTCCCGGCAACCACTTTACATCATAAATCTGTTCAGCTGTCAGCCATCTTGAATCCTGCGCTTCTTTTAACACTAAGTTTCCCTCTGTCACCGTTGCCCAAAAACATTCCATATACAGATGAAACTTCGGATAATCGTACTCTACCACTTCAATTAAGTCTCCTACTTCAACGGAAGTTTCCAACTCTTCCCGTATTTCACGAAACAGTGCTTCTTTTGCACTTTCTCCATCTTCAACCTTTCCTCCGGGAAATTCCCACCAACCTTTCCATTCTCCATAGCCCTTCTGTGTTGCAAAAACTTCATTTTCTCTTCGAATCACTGCTGATACAACATGTACTGTTTTCATCACAACGCTCTCCTTCCAAACATACTATACTCTATAAAAATAATACATCATTTTTTACAATTATAATACTAATACCCGATGAAGTGATTGAACCCATCCAATCTCTATAAGTGATACTTTTCATTGTTTCATTAATCAGTTGATTGACACTTTCACAGGGTCTACTCATAACTTTTTCAAATGTCTGAAATACTTCATTTTCTATGAAATAATTCTATTGAGTTTTAAGATAGACACTATTTCAGAATATAGATATCATGTATGATGATAAAAATAGAATACCCTATTCATATCATGAAAAAATAGATTTGTATGAGTGATTGCTATAACAACAGAAAAAGAGTCGTAAGAACCACAGTTCCTACGACTCCTGTTTTTTTATTTAGTGGCAAGATCCTCCGCAACTTCCACAGCCGTCTGCACAAGAGCAACCTTTTCCTTGTTTTTTCTTGCGATACATATTTCTGATAATACTAATCACAATCACAAGCAAAACCGCTCCCACCAAAATGGTCCCTTTATTTTCCGCAAGCCATGTCATTGTTGTTACCTCCTATCATTCAATCCTATTTTTCAGTATGATGTGTTGCTTCTTTGTAAGGTCTAAACAACATATAAATCATTGTAGCCAAACAGATAACAGATGCAATTAATCCGATGATATGTGTTTCACCCATATATGCCGAACCGAATTGATGAATCATCATTGCTACCACATACGCAAATCCGCATTGGTATCCAATCGCAAACCATGTCCATTTTGTGTTGTTCATTTCTCGTTTGATTGCACCGATTGCCGCAAAACAAGGTGCACATAATAAGTTGAACACTAAGAAGGAGTATCCGGTCACACCATTAAATACACTGCCAAGCGTATCCCAAACATTTCCTCCGGTTCCATACAAAATACCCATTGTTCCTACAATATTTTCTTTCGCTACAAGTCCTGTGATAGACGCTACGGCAGCCTGCCAATTTCCCCATCCCAAAGGAATGAAAATCCAAGCAACCAAGTTTCCGATTTTTGCAAGAATGGATAAATTCAACTCTTCCTCACTCAACATTCGGAATCCGTCTTCTGTAAATCCGAAGAAACTCGTAAACCATACAAAGATGGTAGACAGTAAGATAATTGTTCCGGCTTTTCTGATGAATGACCATCCACGTTCCCATGTTGAACGAAGCACAGTGCCTAAAGTAGGTATATGGTAAGGTGGCATTTCCATTACAAAAGGTGCAGGTTCTCCCGCAAACATTGTTGTTTTCTTTAAGATAATGCCGGAAATAACAATTGCCGCCATTCCGATAAAATATGCAGAAGTTGCAACCCAAGCATTTCCACCGAAAATTGCTCCTGCAATCATTGCAATAAACGGAACTTTTGCACTGCAAGGAATGAATGTCGTCGTTATGATAGTCATACGGCGATCGCGTTCATTTTCAATCGTACGACTCGCCATAATTCCGGGAACTCCACAACCTACCCCAACCAACATTGGAATAAATGATTTTCCGGACAATCCGAATTTACGGAAAATTCTATCCAATACGAATGCAATACGAGCCATATATCCGCAACCTTCCAAGATTGCAAGCAGGAAGAACAATACCAACATTTGAGGTACGAATCCAAGAACCGCTCCAACTCCTGCAATAATACCGTCAAGAATCAATCCTTTCAACCATTCCGCGCAATTAAGAGAATCCAAAATTCCTTCCGTAAAATCAGGAATACTTGGGACAAAAATACCATACTCTGCAGGGTCGGGTGCTTCTGCTCCATATTGTTCCCATATTTTTACTGCTTTTTCATAATCTTCCAAAGTAGCGGTTTCCTTGCTTACTTCTAAGGTCTCTTCATCTTCTACTTCATATTCAAAATTTCCTTTGGGAGCTTCTCCGTTTTCTTCTATATATGCAACATATCCGTCTATAATCAATTGTGCAGTTGCGAACTCTTCAGATGCTTCTTCATACTCGCTTCCACCGGTCAAATGGAATCCGGCATCAAATAAGTTATCGTTTGTCCAATCGGTTGCAGATAGACCCACAGTAACCATCGCAATATAGTACACCATAAACATAACTGCTGCAAAAATAGGAAGTCCCAACCAACGGTTTGTCACAACACGGTCGATTTTGTCTGAGGTGCTGACACGATTTTCATTCTTTTTCTTGTAACAAGCTTTGATAATCGTCGCAATATAAAGGTATCGTTCGCTTGTAATAATGGATTCCGCATCATCATCCAACTCTTGTTCCGCAGCTTTAATATCTGTTTCAATATGAGCCTTCACAGAACTGTCTAAATTCAAATGAGCTAATACCTTTTCATCTCTTTCAAAAATTTTAATGGCATACCAGCGTTGTTGCTCTTCCGGAATATCATGGATAGCTGCTTCTTCAATATGAGCAAGTGCATGCTCTACGCAACCGGTAAAAGTATGCATCGGTACTGTTTTCTCTTTTTTTGCTGCAGAAATTACAACATCGGCAGCCTCTTGAATTCCCGTTCCTTTCAATGCAGAAATTTCTACCACTTTGCATCCAAGTTGACGAGACAATTCTTCCGTATTGATTACATCTCCGTTTTTGTGAACAATGTCTATCATATTGATTGCCACCACTACCGGAATACCCAATTCCACCAACTGAGTCGTTAAATATAAGTTTCTTTCCAAGTTTGTTCCGTCTACGATATTCAAGATGGCATCCGGTCTCTCTTGGATTAAATAATTACGCGCTACCACTTCTTCCAATGTATATGGAGAAAGAGAATAGATTCCGGGCAAGTCCATAATTTTTACATCATCGTATTTTTTTAACTTTCCTTCTTTTTTTTCTACGGTAACTCCCGGCCAGTTACCTACAAATTGATTTGAGCCTGTCAGAGCATTAAACAGCGTTGTCTTCCCACTGTTCGGATTCCCTGCAAGTGCAATAGTAATACTCATAATTTATTAATCCCCGCTTTCCTCAGTTAGCATAGCTAACCGGTATAAAAAATAAAAATCCCCTTATAAAACCAAAAACTTCGGCTGAACACCATAGCTGTTATTTTCACAACAGAGTGTTTTGTCAGCCTCCCTGATTATTCCACTTCTACCATTTCCGCATCAGCTTTCCGAATAGATAACTGATATCCCCTAACAGTCAATTCAATCGGATCACCTAATGGTGCAACTTTTTGAACTGTAACTTCCGTCCCGCGAGTTAGTCCCATATCCATGATTCTGCGTTTCACCGCACCTTCTCCGTGCAACTTTACCACTGTGACAGTTTGTCCGATTTTTGTATTTTTCAAAGTGTTCATCTTCATAACCCCCTTTTTAAATCATTATTTTTCTTGCCATCCCTTCGCTCAATGCAACTCTGGAACCCTTGATATTTACAATCACGCTCCCGTTCAGAGTGTTGACAATTGACACCGTAGCTCCGACAATAAAGCCGAGGTTTTCCAGATGTTTTTTCACTTCGGGCGTTCCGCCGATTCTCTTGATAATATTTTCAGTTCCAACCTCTGCCAAAACTAAAGGCATCATATTTTTACTCCTCTCTATAATTAGAATCAGTAGTGATTGCATGAAACTACTGTTTCCATTTGATAACCAAAAACAATGTTATTATAATGAAGTAAAATTGTCAATAAATTTATCGCATTTCCCACAATCTAAAAAGATGTTCTCACTATCAAATAAAACACCCGATTCACAACTCTGTTTTGAATATATATTGACACTGAAAAATACTTCATTTTACTGTCTTTGCCCTGTTATTTTGAGCTACCGTTTTTAGCCGAAATATATCCGATACCAAAACCTAATTGAACTACCCTAACTATTCCATTCAAAAGAAATGCTCTCTTTAACATTGTTATATTTGAACCTACTGAAATAGAATGTTAAAGTCATTAAACCACGAACAGTAACTTGACATTATGAACTATGTCAGGTGAAATAAATTATGATATCAATAAAAAGCAGACTATCTATCTGTTAAAAATTATTTTCCGTGCCTTCACTATATACTCAAGGTAGTGCTCCTATCTATCTTAAGAACACAAAAAAAAGAAAGCTTTTTTCAAATTGTAT
Coding sequences within it:
- a CDS encoding S-layer homology domain-containing protein, whose amino-acid sequence is MTRAEWITVLQSLQNNVELTSDEEEELLSRFKDKDSIPYWARKAVAGTVQSGLISGFDNRIYADRPISRAEIAGTLYRLLYQ
- a CDS encoding DUF6273 domain-containing protein, which codes for MKRQRILLLGIVICIALSCIGCIRFSGGKKTEIPIKKLAYDTKKKGEHIVYIKENSGYEPYFVLTKNYYGKTLLMRYYLLDQPRAFNIYEQNGACNAYYPNSLMDCFLSNDFFHTLSPKMQELILEMDIDITTEESIDAGPILETEKLRRKIFLLSSYEVDGPESTLTANEGIKLKYFADAPDGKIRIACYKNGETMNYWLRTAYTWYDYEVTSVADDRGIVGEAQVHAELAVRPIFCIEGDTPVYKKKISDMKTGYVIE
- a CDS encoding DUF6273 domain-containing protein, whose product is MKRQRILLLGIAICVLFSYIGYAVFLEENTTPIPIERLAYDTKRIGKHIVYIKEDGEYEPYFVLTKNYYGKTLLMRYYLLDQPRAFNIYEGNGFHNAYYPNSLMDCFLSNDFFHTLSPKMQELILEMDIDITTEESIAAGPVLETEKLRRKIFLLSSYEVDGPESTLETQEGIKLKYFADAPDGKIRIACYKNGETMNYWLRTAFTWDDYEVSCVNDDRGIVGAAEVHGELAVRPIFCIEGDTPVYKKKISDMKTGYVIE
- a CDS encoding S-layer homology domain-containing protein → MKRQRVILLGIAICIALSCIGGIRLSEGKKTEISIEQLAYDIKKIWENIVYVKDNYETGANPRFSPSKNRIIRINCPVDVHIYEEDTLVGQIINDEPVEVDDYMFFHGFNSDGEKFAYICAEIDCTVKIIATGDGTVSYTVQEESLEDGIARIVNYFDIPIQKGTVLTATLPAYTEEDLEDREGKPTATKYTLWNTTENKEIFATNDLSGEAAKQYKCYIDVQTEQERQGLAWGRGERVLGGYALVSAFPFEGYQFDGWYEDGKKVSEDLEYRVKADKNRTLIAKFQKDDTYQKPDTSSESKDKQDKVQQTSELQTDSKNIEQMQAPFTDIQDHWAKDSIQYLWEKDIVRGYADNTFCPDSFVTRAEVVQLLVQAKNLDKATYRGIFSDVKANEWFADAVQTAVNHHLVEGYPDKTFRPNRNMTRAEWITVLQSLQSNIELTDAQTEEILSRFKDKDSIPYWAKKAVAGTVQSGLISGFDNRIYADRPISRAEIAVTLYRLLYQQRSFE
- a CDS encoding (deoxy)nucleoside triphosphate pyrophosphohydrolase, with translation MKTVHVVSAVIRRENEVFATQKGYGEWKGWWEFPGGKVEDGESAKEALFREIREELETSVEVGDLIEVVEYDYPKFHLYMECFWATVTEGNLVLKEAQDSRWLTAEQIYDVKWLPGDLGLIETIRKELMKSEREK
- a CDS encoding FeoB-associated Cys-rich membrane protein; amino-acid sequence: MTWLAENKGTILVGAVLLVIVISIIRNMYRKKKQGKGCSCADGCGSCGGSCH
- the feoB gene encoding ferrous iron transport protein B, giving the protein MSITIALAGNPNSGKTTLFNALTGSNQFVGNWPGVTVEKKEGKLKKYDDVKIMDLPGIYSLSPYTLEEVVARNYLIQERPDAILNIVDGTNLERNLYLTTQLVELGIPVVVAINMIDIVHKNGDVINTEELSRQLGCKVVEISALKGTGIQEAADVVISAAKKEKTVPMHTFTGCVEHALAHIEEAAIHDIPEEQQRWYAIKIFERDEKVLAHLNLDSSVKAHIETDIKAAEQELDDDAESIITSERYLYIATIIKACYKKKNENRVSTSDKIDRVVTNRWLGLPIFAAVMFMVYYIAMVTVGLSATDWTNDNLFDAGFHLTGGSEYEEASEEFATAQLIIDGYVAYIEENGEAPKGNFEYEVEDEETLEVSKETATLEDYEKAVKIWEQYGAEAPDPAEYGIFVPSIPDFTEGILDSLNCAEWLKGLILDGIIAGVGAVLGFVPQMLVLFFLLAILEGCGYMARIAFVLDRIFRKFGLSGKSFIPMLVGVGCGVPGIMASRTIENERDRRMTIITTTFIPCSAKVPFIAMIAGAIFGGNAWVATSAYFIGMAAIVISGIILKKTTMFAGEPAPFVMEMPPYHIPTLGTVLRSTWERGWSFIRKAGTIILLSTIFVWFTSFFGFTEDGFRMLSEEELNLSILAKIGNLVAWIFIPLGWGNWQAAVASITGLVAKENIVGTMGILYGTGGNVWDTLGSVFNGVTGYSFLVFNLLCAPCFAAIGAIKREMNNTKWTWFAIGYQCGFAYVVAMMIHQFGSAYMGETHIIGLIASVICLATMIYMLFRPYKEATHHTEK
- a CDS encoding FeoA family protein, with translation MNTLKNTKIGQTVTVVKLHGEGAVKRRIMDMGLTRGTEVTVQKVAPLGDPIELTVRGYQLSIRKADAEMVEVE
- a CDS encoding FeoA family protein; its protein translation is MMPLVLAEVGTENIIKRIGGTPEVKKHLENLGFIVGATVSIVNTLNGSVIVNIKGSRVALSEGMARKIMI